One segment of Nitrosopumilus sp. DNA contains the following:
- the uppS gene encoding polyprenyl diphosphate synthase, with amino-acid sequence MYGKRLESEIRNGDIPNHVALILDGNRRWAKRHLTIPKTGHWKGADAVENLLDWCEEFDIKIITLYALSAENLDRNDEELEYLYDLIHQRLEKLYNDPRIHRNKMRVKAIGRIELLPEHIKEILSKLDDATKNYDNHFLNIALAYGGQYELVDAVKKIGEKIKDGSLDVKDINKKEIESNLYTSHLPQSSPDMILRTSGEKRLSGFLMWQSVYSELVFMDIFWPEFRKIDLMRAIRTFQERKRRLGK; translated from the coding sequence TCCAAATCATGTTGCACTAATTTTAGATGGTAATAGAAGATGGGCAAAAAGACACCTAACAATTCCAAAAACAGGTCATTGGAAAGGGGCTGATGCAGTTGAAAATCTTCTAGACTGGTGTGAAGAATTCGATATTAAGATCATTACATTATATGCATTATCAGCTGAGAATTTAGATAGAAATGATGAAGAGTTAGAATATCTTTATGATTTAATTCATCAAAGATTAGAGAAACTATACAATGATCCTAGAATTCATAGAAATAAAATGAGAGTAAAGGCAATTGGTAGAATTGAATTACTTCCAGAACACATCAAAGAAATTTTAAGCAAACTAGATGATGCAACAAAGAATTATGATAATCATTTTCTGAATATTGCTTTAGCTTATGGAGGACAGTATGAGTTAGTTGATGCTGTAAAAAAAATTGGAGAGAAGATTAAAGATGGCTCACTTGATGTAAAGGATATTAATAAAAAAGAAATAGAATCCAATCTCTACACATCCCATTTACCACAATCATCACCTGATATGATTTTACGAACATCTGGTGAAAAAAGATTAAGTGGATTTCTAATGTGGCAGAGTGTGTATAGTGAATTAGTTTTTATGGATATTTTCTGGCCAGAGTTTAGAAAAATTGATTTGATGAGAGCAATTAGAACATTTCAAGAAAGAAAAAGAAGATTAGGGAAATGA
- a CDS encoding NUDIX domain-containing protein — protein MIEETSAGIVLFRKEENENLFLLLHYPSGHWDFVKGKMEKGESTRETAIRETKEETGITDIEFIDDFEEWIEYNFQYQGELVQKKVVFFLAETKTKEIKISHEHLNYTWMNYNTSMEKTTFDNAKNVLTKAQMLLTKTL, from the coding sequence ATGATAGAAGAAACTTCTGCAGGAATTGTATTGTTTAGAAAAGAGGAAAATGAAAATTTATTTTTACTTTTGCATTATCCTTCTGGGCATTGGGATTTTGTTAAAGGGAAAATGGAAAAAGGAGAATCAACTCGTGAAACTGCAATTAGAGAAACTAAAGAGGAAACAGGGATCACAGATATAGAGTTTATCGATGATTTTGAAGAATGGATTGAATATAATTTTCAATATCAAGGCGAATTAGTTCAGAAAAAAGTAGTGTTTTTCTTGGCAGAAACAAAGACCAAGGAAATTAAAATTTCACACGAGCATCTTAATTATACATGGATGAATTATAATACATCAATGGAAAAAACAACTTTTGATAATGCAAAAAATGTATTAACCAAAGCACAAATGCTACTTACTAAAACTTTGTAA
- a CDS encoding orotidine 5'-phosphate decarboxylase, giving the protein MTIFKTRLSQISKSNGKVILANDYDSSVKNLQAKTIKNIQDLHPFLCGIKLNFHLLLPLSGKEILKINTFAHKFGLQTIADIKLNDIGNTNNVTIENLWRLGFDAVIANPIMGLDSLKNLVKSAHKKEKGVITLCHMSAPEARLSYDMEVKLQKKQKLYELFLDWALTAKVDGIVVGATFPKIIEYCNKKAGKKLNIFSPGVGTQGGNAKNVLTSGTDYLIVGRSILNSKKPINIAKELQLQSFSK; this is encoded by the coding sequence ATGACTATCTTCAAAACTAGACTTTCTCAGATCTCAAAATCTAATGGGAAAGTAATTCTTGCTAATGATTATGATTCTTCAGTAAAAAATTTACAAGCAAAAACTATCAAAAATATTCAAGATTTACATCCTTTTTTGTGTGGGATTAAATTAAATTTCCATTTATTACTTCCATTGAGTGGAAAAGAAATACTCAAGATCAATACTTTTGCTCATAAATTTGGTTTACAAACAATTGCAGATATTAAACTAAATGATATTGGAAATACAAATAATGTAACAATAGAGAATCTATGGCGTTTAGGATTTGATGCTGTTATTGCTAATCCAATAATGGGATTGGATAGTTTGAAAAATTTAGTAAAATCTGCTCATAAAAAAGAGAAGGGAGTAATTACACTATGTCATATGAGTGCCCCTGAGGCTAGACTGTCCTATGATATGGAGGTAAAACTACAAAAAAAGCAGAAACTCTATGAATTATTTTTAGATTGGGCGTTAACTGCTAAAGTTGATGGTATTGTAGTAGGGGCAACTTTCCCCAAAATTATTGAATATTGCAATAAAAAAGCTGGAAAAAAATTGAATATTTTTTCTCCTGGAGTTGGAACTCAAGGTGGTAATGCAAAAAATGTCTTAACATCTGGTACTGATTATTTGATTGTTGGTAGAAGTATTCTTAATTCTAAAAAACCAATTAATATTGCAAAGGAACTTCAATTACAAAGTTTTAGTAAGTAG
- a CDS encoding adenylosuccinate synthetase, with protein sequence MTSTVVVGGFFGDEGKGKIISYLAIKDNPTIIVRGGAGPNAGHTIRDGDKVYKVRMLPSGFLNPNAKVMIGPGVVINPEVLEKEIQDFKTSGRSFIDKNCGIIEKTHLERDSKGELKEKIGSTGSGTGPANSDRAMRVLKLAKDFDSLSSLIVDVPQEINSALDANQNVLIEGTQGTFLSLWHGTYPFVTSKDVTASGICADVGLGPTKVDEVIVVFKSYVTRVGTGPLDKELSLEEAEKKGWSEFGTVTGRQRRAADFDFDLARRAIMLNGATQISITKLDVLFTDCAGKTSYDELSDDAKSFIKNIENKLNTPVTIIGTGPSINDVIDRRS encoded by the coding sequence ATGACATCCACTGTAGTTGTTGGGGGATTTTTTGGAGATGAGGGGAAAGGTAAAATTATTTCATATTTGGCAATTAAAGATAATCCCACAATAATAGTTAGAGGAGGGGCTGGACCAAATGCAGGTCATACAATTAGAGATGGTGATAAAGTTTACAAGGTAAGAATGCTTCCGAGTGGATTTCTCAATCCAAATGCTAAAGTTATGATTGGTCCGGGAGTTGTGATTAATCCTGAAGTATTAGAAAAAGAAATTCAGGATTTTAAAACATCAGGACGTTCTTTTATTGATAAAAATTGTGGAATTATTGAAAAAACTCATCTAGAACGAGATTCTAAAGGTGAACTCAAAGAAAAGATTGGAAGTACAGGCTCTGGAACTGGTCCCGCAAATTCTGATAGAGCCATGCGGGTTTTAAAACTGGCTAAAGATTTTGATTCTCTATCTTCTCTAATTGTTGACGTTCCACAGGAAATCAATTCTGCGCTTGACGCGAATCAAAATGTACTAATTGAAGGCACTCAAGGAACTTTTCTATCCTTATGGCATGGGACTTATCCTTTTGTAACCTCAAAAGATGTTACTGCATCAGGAATATGTGCTGATGTTGGGCTTGGTCCAACTAAAGTTGATGAAGTAATAGTGGTTTTCAAATCTTACGTTACCCGTGTTGGGACTGGTCCTCTAGATAAAGAACTTTCTTTGGAAGAAGCAGAAAAGAAAGGTTGGTCTGAATTTGGAACCGTTACAGGTAGACAAAGGCGTGCTGCTGATTTTGATTTTGATTTAGCTAGGCGTGCAATCATGCTTAATGGAGCCACACAAATTTCAATTACAAAATTGGATGTTCTCTTTACAGATTGTGCAGGCAAAACATCTTATGATGAATTATCAGATGATGCAAAATCGTTTATCAAAAACATTGAAAATAAATTAAACACGCCTGTAACAATTATTGGAACCGGTCCATCAATCAATGATGTTATTGATAGAAGAAGCTAG
- a CDS encoding Fe(2+)-trafficking protein yields the protein MSRICTKCKNSIPDTEQLGVVAEKYPTCNKCWTEWKEYQIMVMNEMKLDMSMPDHRKLLKKHEKIFVGVLSPEGEIIDYTNEDNRKPDEPPKN from the coding sequence ATGAGTAGAATATGTACCAAATGTAAGAATTCTATTCCAGATACTGAACAATTAGGCGTTGTTGCAGAGAAATATCCTACTTGTAACAAATGTTGGACAGAATGGAAAGAATATCAAATTATGGTAATGAATGAAATGAAACTGGACATGTCAATGCCAGATCATCGAAAACTATTGAAAAAACATGAAAAAATCTTTGTGGGTGTATTATCTCCTGAAGGTGAAATCATTGATTACACAAATGAAGATAATAGAAAACCTGACGAGCCCCCAAAGAATTAA